The Mesomycoplasma ovipneumoniae genome window below encodes:
- the hinT gene encoding histidine triad protein HinT — translation MENTTLFLDIIAKKSPAKIIFEDDQVIAFLDKFPVSPGHFLVVPKKYSRNLFHISDEDLTYLVKIARKLALDQIKQLGATGFRLQVNNEKDAKQTIFHTHIHIIPFYKKEE, via the coding sequence ATGGAAAATACAACATTATTTTTAGATATTATTGCAAAAAAATCACCAGCAAAAATTATTTTTGAAGATGATCAAGTTATCGCTTTTCTTGACAAGTTTCCGGTTTCACCTGGCCATTTTTTAGTTGTACCTAAAAAATATTCACGAAATTTATTTCACATTTCTGATGAAGATCTTACTTATTTAGTAAAAATTGCAAGAAAATTAGCATTAGACCAAATTAAGCAGCTTGGCGCAACCGGTTTTAGACTTCAAGTTAATAACGAAAAAGATGCAAAACAAACAATTTTTCACACGCACATTCACATTATTCCGTTTTATAAAAAAGAAGAATAA
- a CDS encoding HinT-interacting membrane complex lipoprotein P60: MKNHPKKNKFLKKLPFFLVVGTSFSALVSCAVNVDSSERIEEDRRISSNDVKDFVENAYVENILAQNIFKTGSNSLASEFRNTNSQFFAEAKAAFDFYQNYQISLDPTYSLKFIAQLQSTNAISASDFALLSPQVGYNKTFNDQAFIVLYNNFSTGIAREINKMLLVKAYLTQLDQPNLIKDSQIYKDGISARTSFTSRQIFQNIDPNSPDFFLIHLMLTKNPVQVWQFESNDPNSISTFSQLKIKDTNTFNTLLRSENINSRLTRKEQEFEKLGKNDDIDTTLLLGYAGILYRQNASLGDLSFQFNDLRTQGQTKSGFLDPTSNLLWSAKDFQNFNLINQAKMFPVELSPNFDRKKTKDQVQISDFEIKIPTQISGISYKIKNVIPTKDNDANKFAVGVIVEISINSSKFYYNVDVSWDENRTFYNPQINAEGQDLPKIDTGIPAVSSDLSKISVKYYNKLAPLYDKIVQENNTKQVYFSLENTPWNTQQEKTKLAYSLYLADQGGIFRDAKNFFESIGYKIETKDPIVKIS; this comes from the coding sequence GTGAAAAATCACCCCAAAAAAAACAAATTTTTAAAAAAATTACCGTTTTTCTTAGTTGTAGGCACATCTTTTAGTGCTTTAGTTTCTTGTGCTGTTAATGTTGATTCGTCCGAAAGGATTGAAGAAGACCGAAGAATAAGTTCAAATGATGTTAAGGATTTTGTTGAAAATGCCTATGTTGAAAATATTTTAGCTCAAAATATTTTCAAAACCGGTTCAAATTCACTTGCTAGCGAATTTAGAAATACAAATTCGCAATTTTTTGCAGAAGCAAAAGCTGCTTTTGATTTTTACCAAAACTACCAAATTAGTTTGGATCCAACTTATAGTTTAAAATTCATTGCCCAATTACAAAGTACTAATGCAATTTCAGCCAGTGATTTTGCACTTTTATCACCTCAGGTTGGTTATAATAAGACTTTTAATGATCAAGCTTTTATTGTTTTATACAATAATTTTTCAACCGGAATTGCGCGTGAAATAAATAAAATGTTGCTAGTTAAGGCTTATTTAACTCAACTTGATCAACCAAATTTAATTAAGGATTCGCAAATTTATAAAGATGGTATTTCAGCGAGAACATCCTTTACATCACGGCAAATTTTTCAAAATATTGATCCAAATTCACCAGATTTTTTTCTAATTCACTTAATGTTAACAAAAAATCCGGTTCAAGTTTGGCAATTTGAATCAAACGACCCAAATAGTATAAGTACTTTTTCGCAACTAAAAATTAAAGATACTAATACTTTTAACACACTTTTACGTAGCGAAAATATTAATTCTAGATTAACTCGCAAAGAGCAAGAATTTGAAAAACTCGGAAAAAATGACGACATTGATACAACATTATTGCTTGGATATGCTGGAATTCTGTACCGTCAAAATGCTTCTTTAGGTGATTTATCTTTCCAATTTAATGATCTTAGAACTCAAGGCCAAACTAAATCTGGTTTTTTAGATCCAACTTCAAATCTTCTTTGGTCAGCTAAAGATTTCCAGAATTTTAACTTAATTAACCAAGCAAAAATGTTTCCTGTTGAGCTAAGTCCAAATTTTGACCGCAAAAAAACTAAAGATCAAGTTCAAATTTCTGACTTTGAGATCAAAATTCCTACCCAGATTTCAGGAATATCATATAAAATTAAAAACGTAATTCCGACAAAAGATAATGATGCTAATAAATTTGCTGTTGGTGTTATTGTCGAAATTAGTATAAATTCATCAAAATTTTATTACAATGTTGATGTTAGTTGGGATGAGAATAGAACTTTTTATAATCCTCAAATAAATGCTGAAGGTCAAGATTTACCAAAAATTGATACTGGAATTCCGGCGGTTAGCTCTGACTTGTCAAAAATATCCGTCAAATATTATAATAAATTAGCTCCTCTATATGATAAAATTGTTCAAGAAAATAACACAAAACAAGTCTACTTTTCGCTTGAAAATACACCTTGAAATACCCAACAAGAAAAAACAAAACTAGCTTATTCATTATATCTTGCTGATCAAGGGGGAATTTTCCGTGATGCTAAAAACTTTTTTGAATCAATTGGGTATAAAATCGAAACTAAGGATCCAATTGTAAAAATTAGTTAA
- a CDS encoding HinT-interacting membrane complex protein P80, translating to MKKQNIFQKIANLNSDSRKKPQEKAPAKAKKIWIPITLTAGFLTVIGLGVGIPLSYSSGGTNHLEIRDPKSDIVILKSPISDKNIKVEELLSVFKSDNSKQRDDLREAQKYLIEFLYNQEYEASKVFQAAWDNTNTDKTQGNSRRFTLQSFNEIRQSQRNFLNDERSRYQTTFGFNNWETEFNKYLNSDPRFNNAVNIDQAVEALSINAAQDVAFARFKLGINKNFTKSDIEDRILKDDIKDEKGQVVYKKGEKLFAGLIEIGKNGFGPNIVSPNPTSVSNDPKISAFITNSFIKEYVNPTKIINEIYFDPKAPLAGNFNFFEISQISINAKPNPRDAKSPWSVDKKTLQELLTYKVLKTSSESSLAEQVSNNLELIENFKGGNSTDPTQNNQDKILLSTLDYENNKRSAEILGQLPIASLSQTLINNEAGYIFAFLENASSSVPKQKLFSKTLMEKLKDLLFKNAPSLLVDPSELNSKPISEIRSLNQRLHSYIQGLSDNELTQAGKAFLETFGVDENDYRTHLVYNLGDNLKLVLDSKGMKVLSLNKISSLEEFNKIISHQLQLNANNQVDSKQNSTINMSQLFADISNNNFIQSLLVRDANYQKQLLESKKTTVEQEKTDFLNSVLQSSENFLNFYVLSQVLNINQKLQDYISNATLNDLSADFWYNNQKERWELKADPSKELRQAIIDKLESLFRFSR from the coding sequence ATGAAAAAGCAAAATATATTTCAAAAGATTGCCAATTTGAATTCAGATTCAAGAAAAAAACCACAAGAAAAAGCGCCAGCTAAAGCCAAAAAAATTTGAATTCCAATTACTTTGACTGCCGGCTTTTTAACTGTAATTGGCCTTGGGGTTGGAATTCCTTTGTCTTATTCAAGTGGTGGTACAAATCATCTAGAAATCCGCGATCCTAAATCCGATATAGTAATTCTTAAGTCCCCTATTTCAGACAAAAATATCAAAGTTGAAGAATTATTGAGTGTTTTTAAATCTGACAATTCAAAACAGCGCGATGATCTTCGCGAAGCTCAAAAATATTTAATTGAATTTTTATATAATCAAGAATATGAAGCATCCAAAGTCTTTCAAGCAGCCTGGGATAACACAAACACTGACAAAACTCAAGGAAATTCCCGCCGGTTTACATTACAATCCTTTAATGAAATACGTCAATCCCAACGAAATTTTCTTAACGATGAGCGTAGTAGATACCAAACCACTTTTGGCTTTAATAATTGAGAGACTGAATTCAATAAGTATTTAAATTCAGATCCACGTTTTAATAATGCTGTTAATATTGACCAAGCAGTTGAGGCTCTTTCAATTAATGCAGCACAAGATGTCGCTTTTGCCCGTTTTAAATTGGGAATTAATAAAAATTTTACTAAAAGTGATATTGAAGATCGAATTTTGAAAGATGATATTAAGGACGAAAAAGGACAAGTAGTTTATAAAAAAGGCGAAAAATTATTTGCTGGCTTAATTGAGATCGGCAAAAACGGCTTTGGTCCAAATATTGTTAGTCCAAACCCGACTTCAGTGTCAAATGATCCTAAAATTTCCGCTTTTATTACTAACTCTTTTATTAAGGAATATGTAAATCCGACTAAAATAATTAACGAAATTTATTTTGATCCAAAAGCGCCTTTGGCCGGAAATTTCAACTTTTTTGAAATTTCTCAAATTTCAATTAATGCAAAACCAAATCCAAGAGATGCAAAATCTCCTTGAAGTGTTGATAAAAAAACTCTCCAAGAACTTTTAACTTATAAAGTTTTAAAAACAAGTTCTGAATCATCACTTGCTGAGCAAGTTAGCAATAATTTGGAACTAATTGAAAATTTTAAAGGTGGAAATTCTACTGATCCAACCCAAAATAATCAAGACAAAATTCTACTTTCTACTTTAGATTATGAAAATAATAAAAGAAGTGCTGAAATTTTAGGTCAACTTCCGATTGCCTCACTTAGTCAAACTTTAATAAATAATGAAGCTGGCTATATTTTTGCTTTTTTAGAAAATGCAAGCTCAAGCGTGCCAAAACAAAAACTATTTAGCAAAACTTTAATGGAAAAACTTAAAGATTTACTTTTTAAAAATGCCCCAAGTTTGCTTGTTGATCCATCTGAGTTAAATTCTAAGCCAATTAGTGAAATTAGAAGTTTAAATCAACGGCTTCATTCATATATTCAAGGACTTTCTGATAATGAACTTACTCAGGCAGGGAAAGCTTTTTTAGAAACTTTTGGTGTAGATGAAAATGATTATCGTACTCATTTAGTTTATAATTTAGGTGATAATTTGAAATTAGTGCTTGATTCTAAAGGGATGAAAGTTTTGAGTTTAAATAAAATTAGTAGCCTTGAGGAATTTAACAAAATAATTTCTCACCAATTGCAATTAAACGCTAATAATCAAGTTGACTCAAAACAAAATTCAACAATAAACATGAGTCAGCTTTTTGCCGATATTTCGAATAATAATTTTATTCAGTCACTTTTAGTTCGTGATGCAAATTATCAAAAACAACTTTTAGAGTCAAAAAAAACGACAGTTGAGCAAGAAAAAACCGACTTTTTAAATTCAGTTTTACAATCGTCTGAAAATTTTTTGAATTTTTACGTTCTTTCTCAAGTTTTAAATATTAACCAAAAGTTACAAGATTATATTTCTAATGCAACTTTAAATGATTTAAGCGCAGATTTTTGGTATAATAATCAAAAAGAACGTTGGGAATTGAAAGCCGATCCATCAAAAGAGTTGCGTCAGGCGATAATTGACAAACTTGAAAGTCTTTTTCGATTTAGTCGCTAG
- a CDS encoding HAD-IIB family hydrolase has product MFYKIAFIDLDGTLLDIGKGKNAQISDTNLHSVRKLAKECKIVISTGRKFSTDIVNIGKKISANFYVCQNGAEIYDQNLNLIFESPINQKIVEQILSFAKKWNISISFDSKIVFSPSKSFLYLFSKLFSNLQVKNINKVDLPKSVKKILLFSPNIFKISKFRKFLEEFFSEKIQIYTIEKGFVIEITDFNASKGQAAVFISKVANISLNYSFHIGDSENDISTKNIVQTLILMKNSPRKLKKHAHIIGYKRKFGVAKALENFIFNPKSIAIVGFYASGKTTFLKAVEKFGYSVLYTDEFYFNCFSENNPCFEIVKKFKPDFIHNNVLDKNKLRDFMVESQQNRDFIEQKIYPILEEHLRNNYYHFVEIPNLWTKNADFQAFFWKTVWISTSRKQLLLNIKAKKVKKEVWQKNQALNGNKIKFYNVKISNSKWKRPSFFPKFFTKIFK; this is encoded by the coding sequence ATGTTCTATAAAATTGCTTTTATCGATCTTGATGGTACCCTTTTAGACATTGGAAAGGGGAAAAACGCCCAAATTTCAGATACAAATTTGCATTCAGTAAGAAAATTGGCAAAAGAATGTAAAATTGTAATTTCAACAGGAAGAAAATTTTCCACTGATATTGTTAATATTGGCAAAAAAATTTCTGCAAATTTTTATGTTTGTCAAAATGGCGCCGAAATTTATGACCAGAATCTAAATTTAATCTTTGAATCCCCCATTAATCAAAAAATTGTAGAACAAATTCTCTCTTTTGCGAAAAAATGAAATATATCAATTTCATTTGATTCAAAAATTGTTTTTTCTCCTTCAAAAAGCTTTTTGTATCTTTTTTCAAAGCTTTTTTCAAATCTTCAAGTAAAAAACATTAACAAAGTTGATTTACCAAAAAGTGTCAAAAAAATTTTGCTTTTTTCACCTAATATTTTTAAAATAAGTAAATTTAGAAAATTTCTTGAGGAATTTTTTTCTGAAAAAATCCAAATTTATACTATTGAAAAGGGATTTGTTATTGAAATTACCGATTTTAATGCCTCAAAAGGTCAAGCCGCCGTTTTTATCTCAAAAGTTGCTAATATCTCACTAAATTATTCATTTCATATTGGCGATTCTGAAAATGACATTTCAACAAAAAATATTGTCCAAACGTTAATTTTGATGAAAAATTCGCCCAGAAAACTAAAAAAACATGCTCATATTATCGGCTATAAAAGAAAATTCGGGGTAGCAAAAGCGCTTGAAAATTTCATTTTCAACCCAAAATCTATCGCAATAGTTGGGTTTTACGCAAGTGGGAAAACAACTTTTTTAAAAGCAGTTGAAAAATTTGGATATTCTGTTTTGTATACAGATGAATTTTATTTTAATTGTTTTTCAGAAAATAACCCATGTTTTGAAATAGTTAAAAAGTTTAAACCTGATTTTATTCATAATAATGTCCTAGATAAAAATAAACTTCGCGATTTTATGGTTGAAAGCCAACAAAATCGTGATTTTATTGAACAGAAAATCTATCCAATTTTAGAAGAGCATTTAAGAAACAATTATTACCATTTTGTCGAAATACCTAATTTATGGACGAAAAATGCCGATTTTCAGGCGTTTTTTTGAAAAACAGTCTGAATTAGCACATCAAGGAAACAATTACTTTTAAACATTAAAGCCAAAAAGGTCAAAAAAGAAGTTTGACAAAAAAACCAGGCATTAAATGGCAATAAAATAAAATTTTATAATGTCAAAATCTCAAATTCAAAGTGAAAAAGACCATCATTTTTCCCAAAATTTTTCACAAAAATTTTTAAATAG
- a CDS encoding DnaD domain protein, with product MHSYYVISNSDFDQNDLNNLLYFYFPVVKFQGYLLFQYFLTIKNTNEPINFDFLDKIYSISLDNFNKTREILECLNLIQTFYDSQKEKYLIEIKKPLNSEQIDKNPYLKPLITEKITDKRYLSLISKFKNNFEKFEFRQIETDKFHNLSKKFYEIFGQNNQNISTIFNCVKNIDKNEAKKELNFEKYHLFLTGNSMRPRLRNALLKYVEERSFSNWAINNVIEYCFKVGNQVKFNYIKKILDNLWDDQIISGSDVEIELEEIFRTKINNKNKFESAKTKKIIELESSAKKISKTKSPKKSKVETPEMINTISWFIDENEIN from the coding sequence ATGCATTCCTACTATGTAATTTCAAATTCTGATTTTGATCAAAATGATTTAAATAATTTGTTATATTTTTATTTTCCCGTTGTTAAATTTCAAGGTTATCTTTTGTTCCAATATTTTTTAACTATCAAAAACACAAACGAGCCGATTAACTTTGATTTTTTGGACAAAATTTACAGTATTAGCCTTGATAATTTTAATAAAACTCGTGAAATTTTGGAATGTTTAAATTTAATTCAAACCTTTTATGATTCCCAAAAAGAAAAATATTTAATTGAAATAAAAAAACCTTTAAATTCTGAGCAAATTGACAAAAATCCTTATTTAAAACCACTAATCACTGAAAAAATTACTGATAAAAGATACTTAAGTTTGATATCAAAATTTAAAAATAATTTTGAAAAATTTGAGTTTAGACAAATTGAGACTGATAAATTCCATAATCTTTCAAAAAAATTTTATGAAATTTTTGGACAGAACAACCAAAACATTTCAACTATTTTTAATTGTGTTAAAAATATCGACAAAAATGAAGCAAAAAAAGAGTTAAACTTTGAAAAATACCACTTATTTTTAACTGGAAATTCAATGAGACCGCGACTTCGGAATGCATTATTGAAATATGTCGAAGAAAGAAGTTTTTCTAATTGAGCGATTAATAATGTTATTGAATATTGTTTTAAAGTTGGCAATCAAGTAAAATTTAATTATATTAAAAAGATTCTTGATAATTTGTGAGATGATCAAATTATTAGTGGTTCAGATGTTGAAATTGAACTTGAAGAGATTTTTAGAACAAAAATAAATAATAAAAATAAATTTGAAAGTGCAAAAACTAAAAAAATAATTGAACTTGAATCAAGTGCTAAAAAAATCTCTAAAACAAAAAGTCCTAAAAAATCAAAAGTTGAAACGCCTGAAATGATAAATACAATTTCCTGATTTATTGATGAAAATGAAATTAATTAA
- the pepF gene encoding oligoendopeptidase F, with protein MQFKKYSEIPEKHRFDLEVLLEGKTIEENFAEIVQISQKLIETKDQQFDNVENFLHFKKLEEDFGIKYNKIYNYISNNISTNVVSPVFSQLNEKFSFLMSEFEAKLGSVDVIFYKNEEKILSWINDERVKPYLKDLNYRLDNKKHKLDDQVEEYLTKTSFGEVSVYKIFSILSNSETKFADIIDEKGDKLPLNSTNYFNYLKTGSPHVRQLAYQNYYSAYLEHKNTFANLFYQHIKSASVDAKTRNYDSLIQASLSSDRFLEDNLQNLFSNVAAAFPIFDKFFHAQKQFYKAKFGTKMNHWDRLVPLVEIKDNYSVEDAQEIVLKSLEPMGQEYVEMVKKSFSDRWIDYHYVPSKRSGAYSIGGSYGLEKKYILMNFDFTINSVHTLAHELGHSLHSYYSDLHQNYHNSSYPIFLAEIASIFNELMVDDYLLKNQDDDNLKFDIVLQKISTFISTVQRQVIWADYEAVLYKKMDSGELTGSYDDFVEIYRQIIKKYKPNDDEIDEKSFIYSVIVPHYYYGYYVYKYAIGYLAANVFFQKYKKEGKTAIKNYIENFLSKGGSDWPSEILKEAGVDLSDPEMYRQAFSLLESQIDEYIRLGKKIFNIDF; from the coding sequence ATGCAATTTAAAAAATATTCAGAAATTCCTGAAAAGCACCGTTTTGATCTAGAAGTCTTACTTGAAGGCAAAACAATTGAGGAAAATTTTGCCGAAATAGTCCAAATTTCGCAAAAATTAATTGAAACAAAGGATCAACAATTTGATAATGTTGAAAATTTTCTTCATTTTAAAAAACTTGAAGAAGACTTTGGGATCAAATATAACAAAATTTATAATTACATTTCAAACAATATAAGCACAAATGTTGTTAGCCCTGTTTTTAGCCAACTTAATGAAAAATTTTCTTTCTTAATGTCAGAATTTGAGGCTAAATTAGGTTCAGTTGATGTTATTTTCTATAAAAATGAAGAAAAAATTCTCAGCTGAATAAATGATGAACGCGTAAAACCTTATTTAAAAGATTTAAATTATCGACTTGATAATAAAAAACATAAACTTGATGATCAAGTTGAAGAATATCTTACAAAAACATCTTTTGGTGAAGTTTCAGTTTATAAAATTTTTTCAATTCTTTCAAATTCAGAAACTAAATTTGCTGATATTATCGACGAAAAAGGTGATAAATTACCACTTAATTCGACAAATTATTTTAATTATTTAAAAACCGGAAGTCCTCATGTTCGTCAATTAGCTTATCAAAATTATTATTCAGCTTATTTGGAACACAAAAATACTTTTGCAAATTTATTTTATCAACATATTAAATCTGCCTCAGTTGATGCAAAGACAAGAAATTATGATTCATTAATTCAGGCTAGCTTATCTTCTGATCGGTTTTTAGAAGATAATTTGCAAAACTTATTTAGTAATGTTGCTGCAGCATTTCCAATTTTTGATAAATTTTTTCATGCCCAAAAACAATTTTATAAAGCAAAATTTGGAACAAAAATGAATCATTGAGACCGTTTAGTTCCACTTGTTGAGATTAAAGATAATTATTCTGTTGAAGATGCCCAAGAAATTGTCCTTAAATCTTTAGAACCAATGGGTCAAGAATATGTAGAAATGGTTAAAAAGTCTTTTTCAGATCGTTGAATTGACTATCACTACGTACCTTCTAAGCGTTCTGGAGCATATTCAATTGGTGGATCTTACGGTCTTGAAAAAAAATATATTCTTATGAACTTTGATTTTACAATTAATTCAGTTCATACTTTAGCTCACGAATTAGGGCACTCACTTCATTCTTATTATTCTGATTTACACCAAAATTATCACAACAGTTCATACCCAATTTTTCTTGCCGAAATAGCTTCAATCTTTAACGAATTAATGGTTGATGATTATCTTTTGAAAAATCAAGATGATGATAATCTCAAATTTGATATTGTTTTACAAAAAATTTCAACCTTTATTTCTACAGTTCAGCGCCAAGTTATTTGGGCTGATTATGAGGCTGTTTTATATAAAAAAATGGACAGCGGAGAACTAACTGGATCATATGATGATTTTGTTGAAATTTACCGTCAAATAATTAAAAAATATAAACCGAATGATGATGAAATTGACGAAAAATCCTTTATTTATAGCGTAATTGTTCCTCATTATTATTATGGATATTATGTTTATAAATATGCGATTGGCTATCTTGCTGCTAATGTTTTCTTCCAGAAATACAAAAAAGAAGGAAAAACAGCAATAAAAAATTACATCGAAAATTTCCTTTCAAAAGGTGGGTCTGACTGACCAAGCGAAATTCTCAAAGAAGCTGGAGTTGATCTTAGTGATCCAGAAATGTACCGTCAAGCTTTTTCACTTCTTGAAAGCCAAATTGATGAGTATATTCGTCTAGGTAAAAAAATATTTAATATCGATTTTTAG
- a CDS encoding putative immunoglobulin-blocking virulence protein translates to MTFLTKRGKIVLLVAAPIIIIPVASALNQYLTSLNFPAFENTYSNSSPSTIAKNEVDNDLKFNSPVTNAIFKEKEEQKPNQTQKIDDTKQPIIIKNTEKVEEKKPEIAAPQQAPTLKPKFAPQSATSGPNLIVGTELSRLTQLALQRKASGISAEIKKLESRIINIEAQVKEINRFYDEEYNKRNGDDAPGSRRSWEEGRRLSLYSCEPSIDCPAIRLEQNKAELERLKREAANPKPLEAHEIKLLKQGLLPDADNPYAWGYDDDAKNPTLNRLKAENLSRVFNTPSYYSRVSSSISSLEYTGWTKTDVSKDFENIFTENGVSGNSIQIYQYTPNEQNEDRANRSPIKAIVLNADDSNAFDKFQKIMNQAIKQDNKIQAVVLKNVGSLNSLQNIDPILKSIPDSVIKLTLFLNNPAATRGLRGLENVKLKELELYSDSNAVSQHWSINPNALKNVDFISFDYQSQFHVTRNAGEKLPSSIIFNTLRFDKGDDVAKINEGLEIVFNSKINQRVFQGNFGGKGGWPTFLDFSDTNIKTLKGIWFDELNRVYNINVENWPEPFAKENFEGGRTLKFKRMIFQADLVGGADAYVVNISDFDGAQFSQRLAFGDPPPPPTEIQFRRNGQEIYGIPLYLKGQNLTGDAKSQLESFIRAANANGQRRITQIYVESDGLKSQLGGQIGNVLIQTKIANQNSQQEGASDEIEV, encoded by the coding sequence ATGACTTTTTTGACCAAAAGAGGCAAAATTGTTCTCTTGGTTGCTGCGCCTATAATAATTATTCCGGTCGCTAGTGCTCTTAATCAATATTTAACATCGCTGAATTTTCCAGCTTTTGAAAACACATATTCAAACTCAAGCCCTTCAACAATTGCCAAAAACGAAGTTGATAATGATCTAAAATTCAATTCACCAGTTACAAATGCAATTTTTAAGGAAAAAGAAGAGCAAAAACCTAACCAGACTCAAAAAATCGATGATACAAAGCAACCAATTATAATAAAAAACACCGAAAAAGTTGAAGAAAAAAAGCCAGAAATTGCCGCTCCACAACAAGCGCCAACTTTAAAACCAAAATTTGCACCTCAAAGTGCAACTTCGGGTCCAAATTTAATAGTTGGTACTGAATTAAGTCGGCTCACCCAGCTTGCTTTACAACGAAAAGCATCTGGAATTAGTGCTGAAATTAAAAAACTCGAATCGCGGATTATTAATATTGAAGCACAAGTAAAAGAAATAAATCGCTTTTATGACGAAGAATATAACAAAAGAAATGGCGATGATGCCCCAGGTTCGCGAAGAAGTTGAGAAGAAGGTCGCCGACTTAGTTTGTACTCTTGTGAGCCTTCAATTGATTGTCCAGCAATTCGACTTGAGCAAAATAAAGCTGAATTAGAGCGCCTAAAACGCGAAGCAGCTAATCCAAAACCGTTGGAAGCCCATGAAATTAAACTTTTAAAACAAGGTTTATTGCCTGATGCTGACAATCCTTATGCTTGAGGTTATGATGATGATGCTAAAAATCCAACGCTAAATCGGCTAAAAGCCGAAAATCTTAGCCGAGTTTTTAACACTCCAAGTTATTATTCTCGAGTTTCAAGTTCAATTTCGAGCCTTGAATATACCGGTTGGACAAAAACTGATGTTTCAAAAGATTTTGAAAATATTTTTACAGAAAACGGTGTCTCAGGTAATTCAATCCAAATTTACCAATACACACCAAATGAACAAAACGAAGACCGGGCTAATCGAAGTCCAATAAAAGCAATTGTTCTAAATGCAGATGATTCTAATGCTTTTGATAAATTTCAAAAAATTATGAACCAAGCAATCAAGCAAGATAATAAAATTCAAGCTGTTGTTCTTAAAAATGTTGGGTCGCTTAATTCATTGCAAAATATTGATCCAATTCTAAAATCAATTCCTGATTCAGTTATCAAATTGACTTTATTTTTAAATAATCCAGCTGCAACTCGCGGATTAAGGGGACTTGAAAATGTCAAATTAAAAGAATTAGAACTCTATTCAGATTCAAATGCCGTTTCACAACATTGATCAATTAATCCAAATGCATTGAAAAACGTTGATTTTATTAGTTTTGACTACCAAAGTCAATTTCACGTTACAAGAAATGCGGGCGAAAAACTTCCTTCATCAATAATTTTTAACACACTTCGGTTTGACAAAGGCGATGATGTTGCTAAAATTAACGAAGGTCTTGAAATTGTTTTTAATTCCAAAATTAACCAACGTGTTTTTCAAGGTAATTTTGGTGGCAAAGGCGGTTGACCGACTTTTTTAGATTTTTCTGATACTAATATCAAAACTCTAAAAGGAATTTGGTTTGACGAACTTAACCGTGTTTATAATATAAATGTTGAAAACTGACCTGAGCCTTTTGCAAAAGAAAATTTTGAAGGTGGTCGAACCTTAAAATTCAAGCGAATGATTTTTCAAGCCGACCTTGTTGGTGGCGCGGATGCTTATGTTGTTAATATTTCCGATTTTGATGGCGCCCAATTTAGCCAGCGGTTAGCTTTTGGCGATCCGCCTCCGCCACCAACTGAAATTCAATTTAGGCGAAATGGTCAGGAAATTTACGGAATTCCTCTTTATTTAAAAGGTCAAAATTTAACTGGTGATGCAAAAAGTCAACTTGAGTCTTTCATTAGAGCGGCAAATGCTAATGGCCAAAGACGAATTACACAAATTTATGTCGAAAGTGATGGGTTAAAATCTCAACTTGGTGGTCAAATTGGAAATGTTTTAATCCAAACTAAAATTGCTAACCAAAACAGTCAACAAGAAGGAGCTAGCGATGAAATTGAGGTCTAA